The following proteins are encoded in a genomic region of Periophthalmus magnuspinnatus isolate fPerMag1 chromosome 21, fPerMag1.2.pri, whole genome shotgun sequence:
- the LOC117389169 gene encoding GRIP and coiled-coil domain-containing protein 2 isoform X2 produces MEESNSTEPETVAASPAGANKSKLDTLSKDDLIKFAKKQMAAMQKIKSKCADLEKEVETLKHQPDLNKGSSEDALLIQELTERMDALLLEKAETQQSLTKCRKDLEKTKEQSKDDLAALQGELDHAIEDHQKRIKILETSIEESNNKHKKEVAYFQNLLKEREELDRERESERDCKAQESSEEVRRCLEAELKSIRAELEAVQKQKYGEMTEFQETHQMELTKAQQEVENLREELNQRALQHEEEIRALEEDFEIERDRLLLLHEELTEQLALKDSYLQDVQEEDEEPARGSGIAKMLELSRRIQNSSAHTDGEEEMELGKLREVLEDLQAQNTMLQDELTLLTNLKGELESELERAREEFQTEREELEFKINELQLNKDSNTRESAITLDDCDQQPTENDGKLEWSKKVIVSSTEQDQNLSKLEEQQKINQDLKAQCELLTKERDSILAEYNHTRGILQGFETELEEKTKDFVSQYSTMKEEEAIAIKGLQDKIQQLSEERDEVLAKVKEVTEEKNDILENLQQLRVKAEAFPIEESKLQAAIEEQMVLASELRLSLEEVTRQKDDIVSQLNEHQNMTEDLKIKVEKLKEERDEMQSKLQIQEEEMQKHLYEKAKEIETLLQDKELNALKLGKEESEKLQSGLKEEMSKLQQTVEQLEAKNSDLAQKLEEASSYLIQMEEEKKLSGSKMVLLKSELEKETSERSELEAKLITLTKEAAKARETITTLEQNQSEMMTNYTGEILELRMRIQELEMERDKLKMGLEEDKEEVRLTVLNELQTHINELEREKTELQHNLEDVMKDVEGLQKDVVDMTAINEKMNEENQMLQAKVSMLSEEKEGHQIEEEYRNQLTEKDTLISQLREEVTALQSASYSTSSENADSGLTEKIAMLEKEHKQKDEKMNKIKAVAVKAKKELDISKKEVAALKGEMESLKAEREKVNSSMKDIIHGAEGYKNLQIDYDRQMEQLDKERERMEAAERQIAELTKRLSIAVAQTEMLSSEKEDLSAAMETLRNTVKQLEAQNQDLQKQTSSLERDMVAERTLKEHKMKELSSATKEVEDLTAQLRRQQQQSQQTAQELEQLRKEAQQSSLLDMEMADYERLVKELNGKLTEGEERVSELKSQINTLTQNEGALRQEIESLKSLLDQGEEKTTKMKQLLVKTKKDLADAKKQESALMMTQASLRGELEANQQQLENSKIEVCELTAERHRLQEQLRSALEQHQRTNTSLQQRVSSLQSERDNAKAELETTASEFESYKVRVHNVLKQQKSKTTSQSDGDSSKTERDQLSSQVELLRSRLCENQQSLQSVTSELQQLQSEHDTLLERHNKILQETISKEAELRERLLSLQSENVSLRSEASQVQADLSSQIEAQRQTYREQLRKLQDEHRATVETLQGQLSRVEEQLFSLQSQTSAVSVQSSRKSVSDSQRKNPDLSHSGLSFLALSDLQSMAREEGEGMETTETESPSPASTPLPSLEQLLSSPDPKQEPFVWTVEPTKEELSQKLSTATRSLEHINSLLHETEATNAVLMEQITLLKSEIRRLERNQEREKSVANLEYLKNVLLQFIFLRSGSERQALLPVIHTMLQLSPEEKSKLAAIAQGEEESSASRGSGWSSYLHSWSGIR; encoded by the exons ATGGAG GAGTCAAATAGCACTGAGCCAGAGACTGTGGCTGCTTCTCCGGCAGGTGCAAATAAGTCAAAG TTGGATACGTTGTCCAAAGATGACTTGATAAAGTTTGCCAAGAAGCAGATGGCtgcaatgcaaaaaataaagagcAAATGTGCAG aTTTAGAGAAAGAAGTTGAGACCCTAAAACACCAACCAGATCTCAATAAGGGGAGCTCTGAAGATGCCCTATTAATTCAG GAGCTGACTGAGCGAATGGATGCATTACTATTGGAGAAAGCAGAAACACAGCAAAGCCTTACAAAATGTCGCAAGGATTTGGagaagaccaaagagcaaagcaAA GATGACTTGGCAGCACTTCAAGGAGAGCTCGATCATGCAATAGAGGACCATCAAAAGAGGATAAAGATTCTTGAAACCAGCATTGAAGAGtcaaataataaacacaaaaaagaagTGGCTTATTTCCAAAATTTACTGAAAGAACGTGAAGAgttggacagagagagggaaagtgagAGGGATTGTAAAGCACAGGAGAGCTCTGAAGAAGTCCGCCGATGTTTGGAGGCTGAATTAAAAAGTATTCGAGCAGAACTTGAGGCTGTGCAAAAGCAGAAGTATGGGGAGATGACTGAGTTCCAAGAGACTCACCAGATGGAGCTAACAAAGGCTCAGCAGGAGGTGGAGAACCTGAGGGAGGAGCTGAACCAGAGGGCCCTTCAACACGAGGAGGAGATCAGGGCTTTGGAGGAGGACTTCGAAATTGAACGAGAccgactgctgctgctgcacgaAGAACTCACGGAGCAACTTGCACTCAAAG ACAGCTATTTGCAGGATGTCcaagaggaagatgaggaaCCCGCTCGTGGTTCTGGCATTGCTAAAATGTTGGAATTATCCCGTCGCATTCAGAACTCCTCGGCACACACAGATGGTGAAGAAGAGATGGAACTGGGAAAACTGAGAGAAGTTTTAGAAGATCTTCAAGCCCAGAACACAATGTTACAGGATGAATTGACTTTGCTCACGAATCTAAAAGGAGAACTGGAGTCAGAGCTGGAGAGGGCCAGAGAGGAGtttcagacagagagagaggagctggagTTTAAAATCAATGAGTTACAATTGAACAAGGACAGCAATACAAGAGAATCAGCCATAACTTTAGATGACTGTGACCAACAACCAACTGAAAATGATGGAAAACTTGAATGGTCCAAAAAAGTGATTGTAAGTTCTACTGAACAAGACCAAAACTTATCAAAACTGGAGGAGCAGCAAAAGATAAACCAGGATTTGAAAGCCCAATGTGAATTGTTGACCAAAGAAAGGGACTCTATTTTGGCGGAGTACAACCACACAAGAGGAATTTTACAAGGTTTTGAGACAGAGCTAGAAGAGAAGACTAAAGATTTTGTTTCTCAATACAGTACCATGAAGGAAGAAGAGGCCATTGCTATAAAAGGTCTGCAAGATAAGATTCAACAGCTGagtgaagagagggatgaggtaTTAGCAAAAGTTAAGGAAGTTACAGAAGAGAAGAATGACATCTTGGAAAACTTACAACAGCTGAGAGTAAAAGCTGAAGCTTTCCCAATTGAGGAAAGCAAATTGCAAGCAGCTATTGAGGAGCAAATGGTATTAGCATCTGAACTAAGACTTTCTCTGGAAGAGGTAACTAGACAGAAAGATGACATTGTTTCCCAATTAAATGAGCATCAAAATATGACCGAAGacctcaaaataaaagttgAGAAATTAAAGGAGGAGCGTGACGAAATGCAGTCTAAACTTCAGATTCAAGAggaggaaatgcaaaaacatctgTATGAGAAAGCCAAAGAAATTGAGACATTGCTCCAGGATAAAGAGTTGAATGCATTGAAACTggggaaagaagagagtgaaaaactACAAAGTGGCCTAAAGGAGGAGATGAGTAAATTGCAGCAGACTGTTGAACAACTTGAAGCCAAAAACAGTGATCTTGCTCAGAAACTTGAGGAAGCTTCATCATACCTCATCcaaatggaggaggagaagaaactgTCTGGGTCCAAAATGGTGTTGCTAAAATCAGAATTAGAAAAGGAAACTTCAGAAAGGAGTGAACTTGAGGCTAAGCTGATTACGCTGACAAAAGAAGCCGCAAAAGCAAGAGAAACAATAACAACATTGGAACAAAATCAATCAGAAATGATGACAAATTATACAGGGGAAATTTTGGAGTTGAGGATGCGTATTCAGGAgttggagatggagagagacaagCTAAAAATGGGTCTTGAAGAAGATAAGGAAGAGGTCAGGCTAACAGTGCTAAATGAGCTACAGACTCATATTAATGAATTAGAAAGGGAGAAAACCGAACTGCAACATAATCTTGAGGACGTGATGAAAGATGTAGAGGGTCTACAGAAAGACGTGGTGGACATGACGGCCATAAATGAAAAGATGAATGAAGAAAATCAAATGCTACAAGCTAAAGTTTCAATGTTAAGTGAAGAAAAAGAGGGCCATCAGATAGAGGAAGAATACAGAAACCAGCTGACAGAGAAGGACACACTCATATCTCAACTAAGGGAAGAAGTCACAGCTCTGCAG TCTGCATCCTATTCTACCTCCTCTGAAAATGCTGACAGTGGCCTTACAGAGAAAATAg CCATGTTGGAAAAAGAGCACAAACAAAAAGACGAGAAGATGAACAAAATCAAGGCTGTGGCGGTTAAAGCAAAGAAGGAGCTGGACATTAGCAAGAAAGAG GTTGCAGCCCTTAaaggagaaatggagagtctgAAAGCCGAGCGTGAGAAAGTGAACAGCTCAATGAAGGATATCATTCATGGCGCTGAAGGCTACAAG AATCTGCAGATTGATTACGACAGGCAAATGGAGCAActggataaagagagagagagaatggaggcgGCCGAGAGACAGATTGCTGAGCTGACCAAGCGACTCAGCATTGCAGTAGCACAG actgAGATGCTGTCGAGTGAGAAAGAAGACCTGTCGGCTGCTATGGAGACTTTaagaaacacagtgaagcagTTGGAAGCTCAGAACCAAGATCTTCAGAAACAAACATCAAGTTTGGAGAGAGACATGGTGGCAGAGAGGACTTTGAAGGAACACAAGATGAAA GAGTTGTCATCAGCCACAAAGGAGGTGGAGGATCTGACTGCTCAGCTCCGCAGACAGCAACAGCAGTCTCAGCAGACTGCCCAAGAGCTGGAACAACTGCGAAAG GAGGCGCAGCAGAGCTCTCTTCTGGACATGGAGATGGCCGATTATGAACGACTTGTCAAAGAACTCAATGGAAAACTGACTGAGGGAGAAGAACGAGTGTCTGAGTTAAAGTCTCAAATAAACACTCTGACCCAGAATGAGGGGGCACTCAGACAGGAAATTG AGTCCCTGAAGTCCCTGTTGGATCAGGGGGAGGAGAAGACCACCAAGATGAAACAGCTGCTGGTTAAAACTAAGAAGGACTTAGCTGATGCCAAGAAACAG GAGTCTGCTTTAATGATGACTCAAGCGTCACTGCGAGGAGAGCTAGAGGCAAACCAGCAGCAACTAGAAAACTCAAAG ATTGAAGTGTGTGAGCTGACAGCCGAGCGCCATCGATtacaggagcagctgaggtcTGCACTGGAACAGCACCAGCGAACCAACACCTCCCTGCAACAGCGAGTCAGCAGCCTCCAGAGTGAGAGGGACAACGCAAAG gcGGAGCTTGAGACGACTGCAAGTGAGTTTGAAAGTTACAAGGTGCGAGTCCATAATGTTCTCAAACAACAAAAGAGCAAAACTACCTCTCAGAGTGATGGGGATTCAAGCAAAACTGAAAG GGATCAGTTATCCTCCCAGGTGGAGTTGCTTCGGTCCAGGCTGTGTGAGAATCAGCAGAGTCTTCAGAGTGTCACATCTGAACTGCAGCAGCTTCAGAGTGAACACGACACGCTGCTTGAGAGACACAACAAAATCCTCCAGGAAACTATCAGCAAAGAGGCGGAGCTCCGCGAGAG ACTTCTCTCACTGCAGTCTGAAAATGTGAGTCTTCGATCAGAGGCATCGCAGGTGCAGGCGGACCTGTCCTCTCAAATTGAGGCTCAGCGTCAGACGTACAGGGAGCAGCTCAGGAAGCTCCAGGACGAGCACAGAGCCACAGTGGAGACTCTGCAGGGACAACTGAGTCGAGTGGAGGAGCAGCTCTTCAGCCTGCAGAGCCAGACCA GTGCTGTGTCGGTACAGTCCAGTCGTAAGTCTGTGTCCGACTCTCAGCGTAAAAACCCAGACTTGAGCCATTCTGGACTGAGCTTCTTGGCTCTAAGTGACCTCCAGTCGATGGCccgagaggagggggagggcatGGAGACGACGGAGACAGAGAGCCCGTCTCCTGCCTCCACACCCCTACCATCTCTGGAGcagctcctctcatctcctgACCCCAAACAAG AGCCTTTTGTTTGGACCGTGGAGCCGACCAAAGAAGAGTTGAGTCAGAAGCTCAGCACAGCCACACGCAGCTTGGAGCACATAAACAGCCTTCTACATGAGACTGAGGCCACTAATGCAGTTCTAATGGAGCAGATCACG TTGTTGAAGAGCGAAATTCGTCGTCTGGAGAGAAAccaggagagggagaagagcgTTGCCAATCTGGAGTATCTAAAGAACGTGCTGCTGCAGTTCATCTTCCTTCGATCAGGAAGTGAGAGACAGGCCCTGCTGCCCGTGATCCACACTATGTTACAGCTGAgcccagaggagaagagcaaaCTGGCTGCTATTGCACAAG GTGAAGAAGAGAGCTCTGCGTCGAGAGGTTCTGGATGGTCGTCATATCTCCACAGCTGGTCTGGGATCAGATGA
- the LOC117389169 gene encoding GRIP and coiled-coil domain-containing protein 2 isoform X1, with product MEQESNSTEPETVAASPAGANKSKLDTLSKDDLIKFAKKQMAAMQKIKSKCADLEKEVETLKHQPDLNKGSSEDALLIQELTERMDALLLEKAETQQSLTKCRKDLEKTKEQSKDDLAALQGELDHAIEDHQKRIKILETSIEESNNKHKKEVAYFQNLLKEREELDRERESERDCKAQESSEEVRRCLEAELKSIRAELEAVQKQKYGEMTEFQETHQMELTKAQQEVENLREELNQRALQHEEEIRALEEDFEIERDRLLLLHEELTEQLALKDSYLQDVQEEDEEPARGSGIAKMLELSRRIQNSSAHTDGEEEMELGKLREVLEDLQAQNTMLQDELTLLTNLKGELESELERAREEFQTEREELEFKINELQLNKDSNTRESAITLDDCDQQPTENDGKLEWSKKVIVSSTEQDQNLSKLEEQQKINQDLKAQCELLTKERDSILAEYNHTRGILQGFETELEEKTKDFVSQYSTMKEEEAIAIKGLQDKIQQLSEERDEVLAKVKEVTEEKNDILENLQQLRVKAEAFPIEESKLQAAIEEQMVLASELRLSLEEVTRQKDDIVSQLNEHQNMTEDLKIKVEKLKEERDEMQSKLQIQEEEMQKHLYEKAKEIETLLQDKELNALKLGKEESEKLQSGLKEEMSKLQQTVEQLEAKNSDLAQKLEEASSYLIQMEEEKKLSGSKMVLLKSELEKETSERSELEAKLITLTKEAAKARETITTLEQNQSEMMTNYTGEILELRMRIQELEMERDKLKMGLEEDKEEVRLTVLNELQTHINELEREKTELQHNLEDVMKDVEGLQKDVVDMTAINEKMNEENQMLQAKVSMLSEEKEGHQIEEEYRNQLTEKDTLISQLREEVTALQSASYSTSSENADSGLTEKIAMLEKEHKQKDEKMNKIKAVAVKAKKELDISKKEVAALKGEMESLKAEREKVNSSMKDIIHGAEGYKNLQIDYDRQMEQLDKERERMEAAERQIAELTKRLSIAVAQTEMLSSEKEDLSAAMETLRNTVKQLEAQNQDLQKQTSSLERDMVAERTLKEHKMKELSSATKEVEDLTAQLRRQQQQSQQTAQELEQLRKEAQQSSLLDMEMADYERLVKELNGKLTEGEERVSELKSQINTLTQNEGALRQEIESLKSLLDQGEEKTTKMKQLLVKTKKDLADAKKQESALMMTQASLRGELEANQQQLENSKIEVCELTAERHRLQEQLRSALEQHQRTNTSLQQRVSSLQSERDNAKAELETTASEFESYKVRVHNVLKQQKSKTTSQSDGDSSKTERDQLSSQVELLRSRLCENQQSLQSVTSELQQLQSEHDTLLERHNKILQETISKEAELRERLLSLQSENVSLRSEASQVQADLSSQIEAQRQTYREQLRKLQDEHRATVETLQGQLSRVEEQLFSLQSQTSAVSVQSSRKSVSDSQRKNPDLSHSGLSFLALSDLQSMAREEGEGMETTETESPSPASTPLPSLEQLLSSPDPKQEPFVWTVEPTKEELSQKLSTATRSLEHINSLLHETEATNAVLMEQITLLKSEIRRLERNQEREKSVANLEYLKNVLLQFIFLRSGSERQALLPVIHTMLQLSPEEKSKLAAIAQGEEESSASRGSGWSSYLHSWSGIR from the exons ATGGAG CAGGAGTCAAATAGCACTGAGCCAGAGACTGTGGCTGCTTCTCCGGCAGGTGCAAATAAGTCAAAG TTGGATACGTTGTCCAAAGATGACTTGATAAAGTTTGCCAAGAAGCAGATGGCtgcaatgcaaaaaataaagagcAAATGTGCAG aTTTAGAGAAAGAAGTTGAGACCCTAAAACACCAACCAGATCTCAATAAGGGGAGCTCTGAAGATGCCCTATTAATTCAG GAGCTGACTGAGCGAATGGATGCATTACTATTGGAGAAAGCAGAAACACAGCAAAGCCTTACAAAATGTCGCAAGGATTTGGagaagaccaaagagcaaagcaAA GATGACTTGGCAGCACTTCAAGGAGAGCTCGATCATGCAATAGAGGACCATCAAAAGAGGATAAAGATTCTTGAAACCAGCATTGAAGAGtcaaataataaacacaaaaaagaagTGGCTTATTTCCAAAATTTACTGAAAGAACGTGAAGAgttggacagagagagggaaagtgagAGGGATTGTAAAGCACAGGAGAGCTCTGAAGAAGTCCGCCGATGTTTGGAGGCTGAATTAAAAAGTATTCGAGCAGAACTTGAGGCTGTGCAAAAGCAGAAGTATGGGGAGATGACTGAGTTCCAAGAGACTCACCAGATGGAGCTAACAAAGGCTCAGCAGGAGGTGGAGAACCTGAGGGAGGAGCTGAACCAGAGGGCCCTTCAACACGAGGAGGAGATCAGGGCTTTGGAGGAGGACTTCGAAATTGAACGAGAccgactgctgctgctgcacgaAGAACTCACGGAGCAACTTGCACTCAAAG ACAGCTATTTGCAGGATGTCcaagaggaagatgaggaaCCCGCTCGTGGTTCTGGCATTGCTAAAATGTTGGAATTATCCCGTCGCATTCAGAACTCCTCGGCACACACAGATGGTGAAGAAGAGATGGAACTGGGAAAACTGAGAGAAGTTTTAGAAGATCTTCAAGCCCAGAACACAATGTTACAGGATGAATTGACTTTGCTCACGAATCTAAAAGGAGAACTGGAGTCAGAGCTGGAGAGGGCCAGAGAGGAGtttcagacagagagagaggagctggagTTTAAAATCAATGAGTTACAATTGAACAAGGACAGCAATACAAGAGAATCAGCCATAACTTTAGATGACTGTGACCAACAACCAACTGAAAATGATGGAAAACTTGAATGGTCCAAAAAAGTGATTGTAAGTTCTACTGAACAAGACCAAAACTTATCAAAACTGGAGGAGCAGCAAAAGATAAACCAGGATTTGAAAGCCCAATGTGAATTGTTGACCAAAGAAAGGGACTCTATTTTGGCGGAGTACAACCACACAAGAGGAATTTTACAAGGTTTTGAGACAGAGCTAGAAGAGAAGACTAAAGATTTTGTTTCTCAATACAGTACCATGAAGGAAGAAGAGGCCATTGCTATAAAAGGTCTGCAAGATAAGATTCAACAGCTGagtgaagagagggatgaggtaTTAGCAAAAGTTAAGGAAGTTACAGAAGAGAAGAATGACATCTTGGAAAACTTACAACAGCTGAGAGTAAAAGCTGAAGCTTTCCCAATTGAGGAAAGCAAATTGCAAGCAGCTATTGAGGAGCAAATGGTATTAGCATCTGAACTAAGACTTTCTCTGGAAGAGGTAACTAGACAGAAAGATGACATTGTTTCCCAATTAAATGAGCATCAAAATATGACCGAAGacctcaaaataaaagttgAGAAATTAAAGGAGGAGCGTGACGAAATGCAGTCTAAACTTCAGATTCAAGAggaggaaatgcaaaaacatctgTATGAGAAAGCCAAAGAAATTGAGACATTGCTCCAGGATAAAGAGTTGAATGCATTGAAACTggggaaagaagagagtgaaaaactACAAAGTGGCCTAAAGGAGGAGATGAGTAAATTGCAGCAGACTGTTGAACAACTTGAAGCCAAAAACAGTGATCTTGCTCAGAAACTTGAGGAAGCTTCATCATACCTCATCcaaatggaggaggagaagaaactgTCTGGGTCCAAAATGGTGTTGCTAAAATCAGAATTAGAAAAGGAAACTTCAGAAAGGAGTGAACTTGAGGCTAAGCTGATTACGCTGACAAAAGAAGCCGCAAAAGCAAGAGAAACAATAACAACATTGGAACAAAATCAATCAGAAATGATGACAAATTATACAGGGGAAATTTTGGAGTTGAGGATGCGTATTCAGGAgttggagatggagagagacaagCTAAAAATGGGTCTTGAAGAAGATAAGGAAGAGGTCAGGCTAACAGTGCTAAATGAGCTACAGACTCATATTAATGAATTAGAAAGGGAGAAAACCGAACTGCAACATAATCTTGAGGACGTGATGAAAGATGTAGAGGGTCTACAGAAAGACGTGGTGGACATGACGGCCATAAATGAAAAGATGAATGAAGAAAATCAAATGCTACAAGCTAAAGTTTCAATGTTAAGTGAAGAAAAAGAGGGCCATCAGATAGAGGAAGAATACAGAAACCAGCTGACAGAGAAGGACACACTCATATCTCAACTAAGGGAAGAAGTCACAGCTCTGCAG TCTGCATCCTATTCTACCTCCTCTGAAAATGCTGACAGTGGCCTTACAGAGAAAATAg CCATGTTGGAAAAAGAGCACAAACAAAAAGACGAGAAGATGAACAAAATCAAGGCTGTGGCGGTTAAAGCAAAGAAGGAGCTGGACATTAGCAAGAAAGAG GTTGCAGCCCTTAaaggagaaatggagagtctgAAAGCCGAGCGTGAGAAAGTGAACAGCTCAATGAAGGATATCATTCATGGCGCTGAAGGCTACAAG AATCTGCAGATTGATTACGACAGGCAAATGGAGCAActggataaagagagagagagaatggaggcgGCCGAGAGACAGATTGCTGAGCTGACCAAGCGACTCAGCATTGCAGTAGCACAG actgAGATGCTGTCGAGTGAGAAAGAAGACCTGTCGGCTGCTATGGAGACTTTaagaaacacagtgaagcagTTGGAAGCTCAGAACCAAGATCTTCAGAAACAAACATCAAGTTTGGAGAGAGACATGGTGGCAGAGAGGACTTTGAAGGAACACAAGATGAAA GAGTTGTCATCAGCCACAAAGGAGGTGGAGGATCTGACTGCTCAGCTCCGCAGACAGCAACAGCAGTCTCAGCAGACTGCCCAAGAGCTGGAACAACTGCGAAAG GAGGCGCAGCAGAGCTCTCTTCTGGACATGGAGATGGCCGATTATGAACGACTTGTCAAAGAACTCAATGGAAAACTGACTGAGGGAGAAGAACGAGTGTCTGAGTTAAAGTCTCAAATAAACACTCTGACCCAGAATGAGGGGGCACTCAGACAGGAAATTG AGTCCCTGAAGTCCCTGTTGGATCAGGGGGAGGAGAAGACCACCAAGATGAAACAGCTGCTGGTTAAAACTAAGAAGGACTTAGCTGATGCCAAGAAACAG GAGTCTGCTTTAATGATGACTCAAGCGTCACTGCGAGGAGAGCTAGAGGCAAACCAGCAGCAACTAGAAAACTCAAAG ATTGAAGTGTGTGAGCTGACAGCCGAGCGCCATCGATtacaggagcagctgaggtcTGCACTGGAACAGCACCAGCGAACCAACACCTCCCTGCAACAGCGAGTCAGCAGCCTCCAGAGTGAGAGGGACAACGCAAAG gcGGAGCTTGAGACGACTGCAAGTGAGTTTGAAAGTTACAAGGTGCGAGTCCATAATGTTCTCAAACAACAAAAGAGCAAAACTACCTCTCAGAGTGATGGGGATTCAAGCAAAACTGAAAG GGATCAGTTATCCTCCCAGGTGGAGTTGCTTCGGTCCAGGCTGTGTGAGAATCAGCAGAGTCTTCAGAGTGTCACATCTGAACTGCAGCAGCTTCAGAGTGAACACGACACGCTGCTTGAGAGACACAACAAAATCCTCCAGGAAACTATCAGCAAAGAGGCGGAGCTCCGCGAGAG ACTTCTCTCACTGCAGTCTGAAAATGTGAGTCTTCGATCAGAGGCATCGCAGGTGCAGGCGGACCTGTCCTCTCAAATTGAGGCTCAGCGTCAGACGTACAGGGAGCAGCTCAGGAAGCTCCAGGACGAGCACAGAGCCACAGTGGAGACTCTGCAGGGACAACTGAGTCGAGTGGAGGAGCAGCTCTTCAGCCTGCAGAGCCAGACCA GTGCTGTGTCGGTACAGTCCAGTCGTAAGTCTGTGTCCGACTCTCAGCGTAAAAACCCAGACTTGAGCCATTCTGGACTGAGCTTCTTGGCTCTAAGTGACCTCCAGTCGATGGCccgagaggagggggagggcatGGAGACGACGGAGACAGAGAGCCCGTCTCCTGCCTCCACACCCCTACCATCTCTGGAGcagctcctctcatctcctgACCCCAAACAAG AGCCTTTTGTTTGGACCGTGGAGCCGACCAAAGAAGAGTTGAGTCAGAAGCTCAGCACAGCCACACGCAGCTTGGAGCACATAAACAGCCTTCTACATGAGACTGAGGCCACTAATGCAGTTCTAATGGAGCAGATCACG TTGTTGAAGAGCGAAATTCGTCGTCTGGAGAGAAAccaggagagggagaagagcgTTGCCAATCTGGAGTATCTAAAGAACGTGCTGCTGCAGTTCATCTTCCTTCGATCAGGAAGTGAGAGACAGGCCCTGCTGCCCGTGATCCACACTATGTTACAGCTGAgcccagaggagaagagcaaaCTGGCTGCTATTGCACAAG GTGAAGAAGAGAGCTCTGCGTCGAGAGGTTCTGGATGGTCGTCATATCTCCACAGCTGGTCTGGGATCAGATGA
- the tmem223 gene encoding transmembrane protein 223 translates to MFKMGLVRLVSISSRCYSMHFGLLNTRQNVFQNGVAKTLYIKTTPDQLYSRFVGVVKRQHANMCTSTQLSRDVTVFDHDRTRFFRLLSIFCGGQFLFWTYLAQFAYTGLRDTSGSKDKTKKQATKTTGLAGMWSFEMNLGSSAWRYGFTAGCLAIGAGIVGLGFVFCRRSVNQVILHQGGKIVTICTQSPLGPGNGRKITVPLSQVACYAHRQESSSFIPLRVKGHKFYFLMDKEGTVTNAKLFDITVGAYRVI, encoded by the coding sequence ATGTTTAAGATGGGTTTGGTGCGTCTTGTCAGCATTTCATCAAGATGCTACTCCATGCATTTCGGACTTCTTAACACACGCCAAAACGTCTTTCAAAATGGTGTCGCGAAGACTTTATATATTAAAACCACGCCAGATCAGCTTTACTCGCGGTTTGTCGGCGTTGTTAAGCGGCAACATGCAAACATGTGTACATCTACACAGCTGTCTCGAGATGTCACCGTGTTTGACCACGACAGAACGCGCTTCTTCCGCCTTCTATCCATCTTTTGCGGAGGACAATTTCTGTTTTGGACATATTTGGCTCAGTTCGCCTATACAGGGCTGAGAGACACGAGTGGATCTAAAGACAAGACGAAAAAACAAGCTACAAAAACAACAGGACTCGCGGGGATGTGGAGTTTTGAAATGAACCTTGGCTCAAGCGCTTGGAGATACGGGTTCACCGCTGGATGTTTGGCCATAGGAGCGGGAATAGTGGGGcttggatttgttttttgtcgACGATCTGTGAATCAAGTAATCTTACATCAAGGTGGAAAAATTGTGACAATATGCACACAGTCACCACTAGGACCAGGAAATGGGCGCAAAATAACCGTGCCTCTGTCCCAAGTTGCCTGCTACGCTCACAGACAAGAGTCGTCTTCGTTCATCCCGCTGAGAGTCAAAGGGCATAAATTCTACTTTCTCATGGATAAAGAGGGCACTGTCACGAATGCAAAACTGTTTGATATCACTGTGGGAGCCTACAGAGTCATATGA